A part of Cyanobacterium sp. T60_A2020_053 genomic DNA contains:
- the tkt gene encoding transketolase, with the protein MVATTQSLQELCVNAIRFLSIDGVEKAKSGHPGLPMGAAPMAFVLWDQFMKFNPKNPQWINRDRFVLSAGHGSMLQYSLLHLYGYDSVTIEDIKQFRQWKSRTPGHPENFMTAGVEVTTGPLGQGIANGVGLALAEAHLAAKYNKPDCTLIDHYTYVILGDGCNMEGISGEAASLAGHWGLGKLIALYDDNHISIDGSTDIAFTEDVSKRFEAYGWHVLHVEDGNTDLEAIAKAIAEAKSVTDKPTMIKVTTTIGYGSPKKSGTAGVHGAALGADEVAATRKELGWNYDPFVVPDEVYNHFRKAVAKGASLEAEWNQTLATYKTKYPTEATEFEQITSGKLPENWADCLPTYTPEDKPLASRKHSEHCLNAIAKVLPQLIGGSADLTHSNLTQIEVSGDFQKGAYENRNVHFGVREHAMGAICNAISLHNTGLIPYGATFLIFTDYMRNSIRLSALSEAQVIWVMTHDSIALGEDGPTHQPVEQVMSLRLIPDLMVFRPADGNETSGAYKVAIETKKKSSVMALTRQGLPNLAGSSIDAVAKGGYVLSCGFAPDELDLILIGTGSEVNLCVEAAEKLKAEGKKVRVVSMPCLDLFDLQSDEYKESVLPKAITKRVSVEAGVTWGWEKYVGSEGKTIGVDTFGASAPGGVIMEQFGFTVDNVVATAKSIL; encoded by the coding sequence ATGGTAGCTACAACTCAATCTCTGCAAGAACTTTGCGTTAATGCAATTCGTTTCCTCTCCATCGATGGAGTCGAAAAAGCTAAATCTGGTCACCCTGGCTTACCCATGGGTGCAGCGCCCATGGCTTTCGTTTTATGGGATCAGTTTATGAAGTTTAACCCCAAAAATCCCCAATGGATTAACCGTGATCGCTTCGTGCTTTCTGCTGGTCATGGTTCTATGCTTCAGTATTCCCTATTACATCTCTATGGTTATGATAGCGTTACTATTGAGGATATTAAACAATTCCGTCAGTGGAAATCCAGAACTCCCGGACACCCTGAAAACTTTATGACGGCTGGGGTAGAAGTGACTACTGGTCCTCTTGGTCAAGGTATCGCCAATGGTGTGGGTTTAGCTTTAGCCGAAGCGCACCTCGCCGCTAAATATAACAAGCCAGACTGTACCTTAATCGATCATTACACCTATGTAATTTTGGGTGATGGTTGCAACATGGAAGGTATTTCTGGTGAAGCTGCATCCCTTGCTGGTCACTGGGGTTTAGGTAAATTAATCGCCCTCTATGATGATAACCACATCTCCATCGATGGTTCTACTGATATTGCTTTCACCGAAGATGTTTCTAAGCGTTTCGAGGCTTACGGTTGGCACGTTCTCCACGTTGAAGATGGTAACACTGATTTAGAGGCTATTGCTAAAGCCATCGCCGAAGCTAAATCCGTCACCGATAAACCCACTATGATTAAAGTAACCACCACCATCGGTTATGGTTCACCCAAAAAGAGTGGTACTGCTGGAGTGCACGGTGCGGCGCTGGGCGCTGATGAAGTGGCTGCTACCCGTAAAGAATTAGGTTGGAATTATGATCCTTTCGTTGTGCCTGATGAAGTTTATAACCACTTTAGAAAGGCTGTGGCGAAGGGCGCTAGTTTAGAAGCGGAATGGAATCAAACTTTAGCCACCTACAAAACTAAGTATCCCACCGAAGCAACCGAGTTTGAACAAATCACCTCCGGTAAATTGCCCGAAAACTGGGCAGATTGTCTCCCTACCTACACCCCCGAAGATAAACCCTTAGCTAGTCGTAAGCATTCTGAACATTGTTTAAATGCCATTGCCAAAGTTTTACCTCAGTTAATCGGTGGTTCAGCAGACTTAACCCACTCTAATTTAACTCAAATCGAGGTTTCTGGGGATTTCCAGAAGGGCGCTTATGAAAATCGTAACGTGCATTTCGGGGTTCGTGAACACGCCATGGGCGCTATTTGTAACGCTATTTCTTTACATAACACTGGTTTAATTCCTTATGGTGCGACTTTCTTAATCTTCACTGATTACATGAGAAATTCTATCCGTTTATCGGCTTTATCTGAAGCGCAAGTAATTTGGGTAATGACTCATGATTCTATCGCTTTAGGGGAAGATGGCCCTACTCACCAACCTGTCGAACAGGTGATGTCTTTACGTCTTATCCCTGATTTAATGGTATTCCGCCCCGCAGATGGTAATGAGACTTCGGGCGCTTATAAGGTTGCCATTGAAACCAAGAAAAAATCTTCTGTCATGGCTTTAACCCGTCAAGGTTTACCTAATTTAGCTGGTTCTAGCATTGACGCAGTGGCAAAAGGTGGTTATGTGCTTTCCTGTGGTTTTGCCCCTGATGAGTTAGATTTAATCTTGATTGGTACTGGTAGCGAAGTTAATCTTTGCGTAGAAGCGGCAGAAAAGTTGAAAGCGGAAGGTAAAAAAGTGCGGGTGGTTTCCATGCCTTGTTTAGATTTATTCGACTTACAAAGTGACGAGTATAAAGAGTCTGTATTACCCAAAGCAATCACCAAGCGTGTTTCTGTGGAAGCTGGTGTAACTTGGGGTTGGGAAAAATATGTTGGTAGTGAAGGTAAAACTATCGGTGTTGATACTTTTGGTGCGTCAGCGCCCGGTGGTGTAATTATGGAACAATTTGGTTTTACTGTTGATAACGTGGTAGCTACTGCTAAATCTATTCTCTAA